In Methanocella paludicola SANAE, the sequence CCGGCTCGAAGCCGATGGGCGCGCCGCACTTCGTGCACTTGATCTCGGCCATCGCTTATCCTGTCGGGTTGCCGCAGCTCGGACAGAATTTAGTCCCTGGCTCCAGTTTAGCGTTACACTTCGCACACGTCGCCTGCTGCGATGCGCCGCAAGAGGGGCAGAACTTTGCACCCGCGGGCAATGACGCACCGCACTTCACGCAGGCCGTTCCCTGGGGTGCGCCGCACGCCGGGCAGAACTTCGCGCCCTGGGGGACGCTGGCGCCGCACTTCACGCACGGGGCCCCTGCCGGAGGCGGGGACGGAGGCGTCGCTACGACGGGGGGCTGCTGCCCTCCCGTCTGGCCCATCTGGTTCATCATCATGTAGCCCATGCCGATGCCGGCGCCGACTCCTACTCCTGCCCCGGCGGCCCCGCCGGAGGGATTGACCGCCGCCTCGCGCATCGCCTGGCCGGTCTGGTATCCCATGTAGTTCGTGCCCAGCACGGACATGGACGCTCTCGTGTCCACGGCCTTCTGCACCTCTTCGGGCAGGTTAATGTAAAGCCCCGAGATCTTGTCGATGACGATGCCGTAGGGGGCGAAGTCCGTCTTCGAGTCCTCTAAGAATATTTGCTCGATGTTCTTGAGGTTCGCGGCCAGGTTCACGACGCCCATGCCCTTTTCCTTGAGCTTGCCCAGGACGTTGTACATCGAGGTGACGACCTGCTCCTTGATGCGCTCCTCCACCTCGGGCGCCCTCGTGAGGCTCAGCGTGCCCACGAAGTAGTTGATGAAGTTCGAGGGCTCGGAGACCTTATACCGGAACTCGCCGAACAGGCTGAGCTTCACTAGCTGGAAGGTCTTGTCCTCGAACACGTAGGGCTGCTTGCTGCCGAACTTGCCGTCGAATACTTTTTTCTGTAAGTAGTATACTTCTGCCTGCTGCTGGACGCCGCTCAGGCGCTGCACGATCTTGCCCACGATGGGCGCGTTGATCGAGGTAAGCGCGTAGCGGTCCGGCCTGTCGATGTAGTCGAGCGCTTTGCCGTCCCTGAAGAAGACGGCGATCTCGTCCTCGCGCACGACGATGTTGTCGTTGAACTTGATGTTCCTCGGCACCTTCCACATGACGTTATTGCGCTTCTCGCCGTCCTCCCACAGTATTGTGGCCGCGCCGATGATGCTTCCCTTATCGCCGGTGATGATCCCCATTATGACACCTCCGTGCCCGTCACTGCCGTCATTCTTCTCTTGAACGTGGCCTCGAACGCCCCGGCTTTACCCGACATGGCGCCGATCGACTCCATGATGGCGGCCTTGTTGTCGGATGCGGCCGCTGCCTTTAATTTTTGCGCGTCCGCGGCCATCTCGGCCAGCGACGACAGTAGCGCATAATCGTACTCGTAAAGCTTGTTTAATTCGGCCTCGCCGACCTTCGTTTTGGCGGATATGCCGGAATAGCCCTGCGCCGCGTGGGCGACTGCCTGCTCTAATGTTTTAAGCCGGCCGATGAGCGCGCCCAGCCGCTCCATGTGCTCGAGCGAGCCGTTCTCGGCCATCACGGACCTGCAGCCCTCTGCGTCCTTCCGTATGGACGCCATGTTTCCCGCCATCTGCATGCGGAGCATGCTGTCCGCCGCACGCAGGTCCTCTTTCGCCCTGTACCCGCTGAACCCGGGGACGAATGCCTGTATCTTCGATATGATGCCCCGGTCCTCCACGACTTTTTCCCTTAGATCTGCCATGTTCTGTCCTCTTCGGGGAGCCTCTGCTCCCTGTGGCGATGCCCATTCATCGCTAATTCCGTTACTACTGGCTCTAAGCTGATATATTTTTTTGTATGGCGGCGTCGAGGGCGGGTTTTTAGACTGGGCCGCCCGAACTTCGGGCTAAACGGGCCTTATTTTTGGCGAATTGCCTGGAAACCTATATCTATAATGAATAATCATAATAGATTATTAAGAGAGGTAACGGACGATGCTCAGCGCGTTACTTAAGAAGCTCGCAGATGCGGCAGGCAAATTTTACCAGTGGCGCCTGGCGTTCTGCATCCCCTCATAAAAACGGCCTTTTAGTAACATTGCCCAGCATACGCTGTATTTTGTGGTTTTAATGGCGGCCCCTAAAATACTGTACATAAGTATAACAAATAATAATTAACAATGCAAACATTTAATTATAATGATTATTTATTATGTATAGGTGCCATCTAATGGTTAACGTTCAAACACTTGACACTAAGGAAACGAAGCTTTCCGGCGCTATTGCGCCGGCGCTGGCGAACCCGGCCCCGCTGGGGCTCATGGGCTTCGGCATGACCACCGTGCTGCTGAACCTGCTCAACGCAGGCCTGATCTCATCGACGGCCTGGAGCATGATCCTGGCCATGGGCATGTTCTACGGGGGAGTCGCCCAGATTATCGCGGGCATCATGGAGTTCAGGAAGGGCAACACCTTCGGCACGACCGCCTTTACATCCTACGGGCTGTTCTGGATATCCCTGGTCGCACTGCTGATATTCCCCAGGCTGGGTTGGTTCCCGGCCCCGGACGGCATTTCCATGGCCGCCTACCTGGCCATGTGGGGGCTGTTCACGGCCTACATGTTCGTGGGGACGCTGAAAAAGAATAAAGCCCTCCAGTTCGTGTTCGCCAGCCTTGCCATCCTCTTCTTCCTGCTCGCCGCCGGCGACTTCACCGGGATCGGCTGGATAAAGACGCTTGCCGGGCTCGAGGGCATCGTGTGCGGCTTCTCGGCGATATATCTTGCCGCCGCCGAGGTGCTCAACGAGACCATGGGCAGGCAGGTGCTGCCCATCGGCGGGGCCTGACGCAAGCATACTTTTTTTATTTATATGACCTATTTCTTAACATGGCTCTTAAGGAAGACATCTGCTCCGCAATGGAAAACTATATGATGACGTCTCCGCCAGACTGGAACGTGGTCAGGGTAGGCGAACTGAAGAAGGCCCTGGATGCCGGCCAGAAGATCTTTTTACTGGACGTGAGGGAGCCGGCCGAGTACCAGGCTGGCCATATCGAGGGAGCCGTGAACGTATCGGTCAAAGAGCTGCCGAAGCGGGTGGCGGAGCTTCCGCAGGACCGTGACGTAAAGATGGTGGCCTATTGTGCCAGCGGCATACGCTCCGCCTATGCCACGATGTTCCTGCGCGTGTACGGCTACAGGGATGTGCGCACTATGGAGCACGGCATCAGGGAATGGGTCTCGGCCGGATATCCAGTCGTTTAAACGGCGCTCTTCCTTATTTTTATCACAAGGTAGGCCACCAGCGGCACCATGAAGGCCAGCAGCCAGAGGAACGCCGTCGAAAGCGACGCCCGCTCGGCGAAGAATCCCACGGCGGGGAAGAGCACCAGGACGCCGGCGCTGGAGAGCTGGCTCTTGAACGCGGTTATCGTGGCCCTGTTCTCCGACGGCACCCGTGCGTTCACCAAATCGCTCACGATGGGCCAGAAGGCGACCACGAAGATAGTGCCCAGCCACAGCATGGGCACGCCCAGCGGGCTATTGAGATATGCGAGCAGCAGGTAAGCGCCGAAGATGATGCCCGGTATGATGACGATGAAGGTCTTTGCCGGGAGCCTGGCCAGCGCGTAGGAGTATTTGCCCCCGAGGGCGGCGAACAGCGAGTCCACCGCGAGGATGACGCCGATGGCGAAGACGGGTATGCCCATCGTCTGGAAATACTTCTGGCAGTACATGTAGACGGTCATGTCCACCGTGGATATGACGGCGAAAAGCACCAGGACGTAGAGCACCAGAGGGCTGCCGGAGATGACCCTCAGGGACTCGCCGAATAGCCGGAGAACGCTCCTTTTCCGGCCGTTCACGACGACGCCCCTCGTCTCGGTGAAGAGGTAGGCCGGCACGAGGGCCGCCAGCATGATCAATATCCCGGCATAGTAGACGTTCTCGTAGCTGTTCTCCGCCAGGAAGCCCCCGACGAAGACGCCCAGAGCCGCCGCGATGAAGGCAAGCGCCAGGATGTTCCCGTAGATCTGCTTATAGCTTTCTCCCTTGCCAACGATGCGGCAACTTTCGTAGGTGATGGACTCCGAGGCCGAGTTATAGAGGACCCAGGAGATGGCGCCGAACACGAAGCTGGCCGAATAGCCCAGGAAGTCGCCCGATATGAGGATGAGCACGTAGCTCAGTATTTTCGTGACGATGCTCAGGTAGAGGCTCGCCTTTCTCCCGATCAGGTCGCCGATGGCCCCGGCCGGCAGCCCGAACAGCAGGTAGGCAAGCTGGTAGACCGACTCCACAAGGCCGATCTGCACAAGGTCCAGGCCCCGGTAGCTCAGGAACAGCATCCAGATGCCCTTCTCGAGCATCGTGTTCATGAGCATCGTATAAACGTAGTTGAGCTGGATGTTCCGCTCGATCTTCGACGTGAGCACGTCGACGCTAAGGGCCATGGTAAAGCCAGAATATGTACCAAGACGTATAAAGCTTACTTAAAAAGGATAATAAGAAAAAGGATTAAACTTCCTTGATAACGACCTGATTGCCCTTCTTGGGGGCGCTCAGCATGACCTTACGGCCGTTAGCCAGGACGATATTCCATGTCTCGTTATTCTTGTCGTTCGAGGTCATCGACATCGTCTTCGCTTCGAATCCCTGGGAGGTCAGGACGGCCCTTACGGCCGCTTCTCCGCCCTTGAACTTGCCGACCGTTACGGTCTTATCGATCTTTCCAGCCATTGCATCATCTTCTTTTTAAAGCTCGCCGGG encodes:
- a CDS encoding MFS transporter; translated protein: MALSVDVLTSKIERNIQLNYVYTMLMNTMLEKGIWMLFLSYRGLDLVQIGLVESVYQLAYLLFGLPAGAIGDLIGRKASLYLSIVTKILSYVLILISGDFLGYSASFVFGAISWVLYNSASESITYESCRIVGKGESYKQIYGNILALAFIAAALGVFVGGFLAENSYENVYYAGILIMLAALVPAYLFTETRGVVVNGRKRSVLRLFGESLRVISGSPLVLYVLVLFAVISTVDMTVYMYCQKYFQTMGIPVFAIGVILAVDSLFAALGGKYSYALARLPAKTFIVIIPGIIFGAYLLLAYLNSPLGVPMLWLGTIFVVAFWPIVSDLVNARVPSENRATITAFKSQLSSAGVLVLFPAVGFFAERASLSTAFLWLLAFMVPLVAYLVIKIRKSAV
- a CDS encoding rhodanese-like domain-containing protein, producing MALKEDICSAMENYMMTSPPDWNVVRVGELKKALDAGQKIFLLDVREPAEYQAGHIEGAVNVSVKELPKRVAELPQDRDVKMVAYCASGIRSAYATMFLRVYGYRDVRTMEHGIREWVSAGYPVV
- a CDS encoding SPFH domain-containing protein — protein: MGIITGDKGSIIGAATILWEDGEKRNNVMWKVPRNIKFNDNIVVREDEIAVFFRDGKALDYIDRPDRYALTSINAPIVGKIVQRLSGVQQQAEVYYLQKKVFDGKFGSKQPYVFEDKTFQLVKLSLFGEFRYKVSEPSNFINYFVGTLSLTRAPEVEERIKEQVVTSMYNVLGKLKEKGMGVVNLAANLKNIEQIFLEDSKTDFAPYGIVIDKISGLYINLPEEVQKAVDTRASMSVLGTNYMGYQTGQAMREAAVNPSGGAAGAGVGVGAGIGMGYMMMNQMGQTGGQQPPVVATPPSPPPAGAPCVKCGASVPQGAKFCPACGAPQGTACVKCGASLPAGAKFCPSCGASQQATCAKCNAKLEPGTKFCPSCGNPTG
- a CDS encoding acetate uptake transporter; translation: MVNVQTLDTKETKLSGAIAPALANPAPLGLMGFGMTTVLLNLLNAGLISSTAWSMILAMGMFYGGVAQIIAGIMEFRKGNTFGTTAFTSYGLFWISLVALLIFPRLGWFPAPDGISMAAYLAMWGLFTAYMFVGTLKKNKALQFVFASLAILFFLLAAGDFTGIGWIKTLAGLEGIVCGFSAIYLAAAEVLNETMGRQVLPIGGA